In the Grimontia kaedaensis genome, one interval contains:
- the tamB gene encoding autotransporter assembly complex protein TamB — protein sequence MKRWLKRFVIAIVLFLVLVVAGVFAVLLTPAGVKLVVWGAQKALPELTIEKSRGALLNGFALEGVAFSMKGFSLSGKSFSLDINSRCLSGPALCVESLTGDGIEVVVGETEPSPESPPSEPLTEIKTPIPLFLNGVALSDISLDILGTKVHWDSLTTAAQMQGNTLTLKPTEWKGIKVELAQSEEKPSDPAPSPSSDTPIELPAVTIPLNVVIEGFALKDAELLLPQKQVIHEFFVKGKAGGYDIALEEVRLDAEQGKMSLNGDISLNEDYPLNLAAKANVRRAPLQGHSLTLDANGDLRHLALNVNLKGVLQAVLSGKLDVLDPNLPFDVLLTSKNLQWPIDRKAEYTLASTAINASGSLKKYSASVKTKASGEAIPNIDLSTKLTGDLGKVMLGDILLKTLGGGIDGWASVDWSKQVKWQTRLAFSDIQPGLQWPEAEGKLSGEVQNSGELTEQGGWLVRLPELDIKGIIRDQALDLSGQLNASDVKGKGDLLVETNGLSFRHGPNKIDVSGKVDKALALKLNLNLPKLSASVPQAGGKIKGNIGLSGTLEKPEAALQINANDLRWKELVTVQDVSIRGSVTPLPIIGGGLIVDVNGVKAEGVEVKSLALRASGDEKDQTVSLKVDGKPVGADLSVRGSLDREKGWKGSLYSSSVKTPVGPWKLANDVPLNVDFKSGAVDIGAFCWMQNQSKICLDKPAKVAESGEAQLSIVDFNLDIVQSFLPVTTTIEGQVNANANLAWKPNALPDLKASVNLSKGQVTEQLDAPLTIGWDAVNLDATLANNTLNADLLLALTDNGKVSLNAVMGNLESQKRTLKSTFGIDSIDLDILAPALGEDTTLAGMLNGNVVLNGDLDAPMANGSIELSGLRLQSLAAPVEVREGQIKALLNGTNGRINGDIKTPDGDLVLAGQADWKDLNAWLASLNVKGQRLKVVVPPMVALEVSPDMTLNASPKSVNVKGSVSVPWGRIVVENLPASAVQVSSDVVILNDDLQPVSEEASNPITVNANIAVNIGDDVRLEAFGLKTNLVGKLDVASNKKGPNINGEINLEEGTYRSFGQDLQIKKGQILFNGPPEQPYLQVEAIRNPDAIEDGVEAGIRVTGPADAPEVQVFSDPAMPQANALSYLTRGRNLDSESDGNAMTSMLIGLGLSQSGKLVGQIGEAFGVQDLTVDTSGSGNDEKVEVSGYILPGLQVKYGVGIFTSLPEFTVRYRLLSDLYLEAVSGADNAVDLLYQFSIK from the coding sequence ATGAAGCGCTGGCTTAAGCGGTTTGTTATCGCGATCGTATTGTTTTTGGTTCTGGTTGTAGCTGGTGTGTTTGCTGTGTTGTTGACACCTGCCGGCGTGAAACTCGTGGTCTGGGGCGCTCAAAAAGCTCTGCCTGAGTTAACCATTGAAAAAAGCCGTGGAGCATTGCTGAATGGATTTGCACTGGAAGGTGTGGCGTTCAGTATGAAAGGCTTCTCGCTGTCGGGTAAATCCTTTTCCCTTGATATCAACAGCCGGTGTCTTAGTGGTCCTGCGCTGTGCGTGGAGTCACTAACGGGTGACGGCATAGAGGTGGTGGTAGGAGAAACTGAGCCATCACCGGAATCGCCGCCTTCAGAGCCATTGACGGAAATTAAAACGCCAATCCCACTCTTTCTCAACGGCGTTGCTCTCTCGGATATCTCTCTCGATATTCTCGGCACCAAGGTGCATTGGGACAGTTTGACCACCGCCGCCCAGATGCAGGGCAACACGTTGACTTTAAAGCCTACCGAATGGAAAGGCATCAAGGTCGAGCTTGCCCAGAGTGAAGAAAAGCCGTCTGACCCTGCTCCGTCTCCAAGCAGTGATACACCGATTGAACTGCCCGCCGTGACTATTCCGCTGAATGTGGTGATTGAAGGTTTTGCACTGAAAGATGCAGAGCTCCTGTTGCCGCAAAAACAGGTGATTCATGAGTTCTTTGTGAAAGGCAAAGCGGGTGGTTATGACATTGCGCTGGAAGAAGTGCGTCTTGACGCTGAGCAGGGGAAGATGTCACTCAATGGTGATATCTCGCTGAACGAAGATTATCCGCTGAACCTTGCGGCGAAAGCGAATGTGCGAAGGGCACCGCTTCAAGGACACTCGCTGACGCTGGATGCAAACGGCGACCTTCGCCATTTGGCGCTCAATGTGAATCTGAAAGGCGTGCTGCAAGCCGTGCTTTCCGGCAAGTTGGATGTGCTTGACCCCAACCTGCCATTTGATGTGCTGCTGACCAGTAAGAACCTGCAGTGGCCGATTGACCGTAAAGCCGAATACACGTTGGCTTCCACGGCGATTAACGCCAGCGGTAGCTTGAAAAAATACAGTGCATCGGTCAAAACCAAAGCTTCGGGTGAAGCGATTCCGAATATCGACCTGTCAACTAAGTTAACAGGGGATCTCGGTAAAGTGATGCTGGGGGATATCTTATTGAAAACCCTTGGTGGTGGCATTGATGGTTGGGCGAGTGTCGATTGGTCAAAGCAGGTGAAATGGCAAACCCGACTGGCATTTTCCGACATTCAGCCTGGGCTACAGTGGCCAGAGGCAGAAGGCAAGCTCTCCGGTGAGGTGCAAAACAGTGGTGAGCTGACTGAACAAGGTGGCTGGCTAGTGCGGCTGCCAGAGCTCGATATAAAGGGCATCATCCGTGACCAGGCGCTGGATTTGAGCGGACAGCTCAATGCTTCCGACGTGAAAGGAAAAGGTGACCTGCTGGTAGAAACCAATGGGCTTTCCTTCCGACATGGTCCGAACAAGATTGATGTATCCGGCAAGGTGGATAAAGCGCTGGCGCTGAAACTCAATCTCAACCTTCCTAAGCTTTCCGCTTCGGTGCCGCAGGCTGGCGGCAAAATTAAAGGTAATATCGGTCTTTCAGGTACGCTGGAAAAGCCAGAGGCGGCGCTGCAAATCAATGCCAATGACTTGCGTTGGAAAGAGCTGGTCACCGTGCAGGATGTCAGTATCCGCGGCTCTGTGACGCCACTTCCTATCATTGGTGGCGGTCTGATTGTCGATGTGAATGGCGTAAAAGCAGAAGGTGTAGAGGTGAAAAGCCTGGCCCTTCGGGCGTCAGGCGATGAGAAAGACCAAACGGTGAGCCTCAAGGTCGATGGTAAGCCAGTTGGCGCAGATCTTTCTGTTCGAGGCAGTTTGGACCGTGAAAAAGGCTGGAAGGGAAGCTTGTATTCTTCTTCCGTTAAAACGCCTGTGGGGCCATGGAAACTGGCGAACGATGTGCCACTGAATGTGGATTTCAAATCCGGCGCAGTCGATATTGGCGCGTTCTGCTGGATGCAAAACCAAAGCAAAATCTGTCTGGATAAGCCTGCGAAAGTGGCTGAAAGCGGTGAGGCTCAGCTTTCTATCGTCGATTTCAACCTGGATATTGTGCAGTCCTTTCTACCTGTGACGACCACGATTGAAGGACAGGTTAATGCAAACGCCAACTTGGCTTGGAAGCCTAATGCTTTGCCAGATCTGAAAGCGTCAGTGAACTTGTCGAAAGGTCAGGTGACCGAACAATTGGATGCACCGCTGACCATTGGTTGGGATGCGGTGAATCTGGACGCGACGCTTGCCAACAACACCTTGAATGCTGATTTATTGTTGGCGTTGACGGACAACGGCAAGGTGTCTTTGAATGCGGTGATGGGGAATCTTGAAAGCCAGAAACGCACGCTCAAGAGCACCTTCGGTATCGACAGTATTGACCTAGATATTCTGGCACCGGCGCTGGGTGAAGACACCACACTGGCAGGTATGCTGAACGGAAACGTTGTTCTTAATGGCGATCTGGATGCGCCAATGGCGAACGGCAGTATTGAGCTAAGCGGTCTTCGACTCCAGAGCCTTGCTGCGCCTGTGGAGGTGCGGGAAGGTCAGATAAAGGCGTTGTTAAATGGCACCAATGGCCGCATCAACGGTGATATCAAAACACCGGATGGCGATTTGGTACTTGCTGGTCAGGCGGACTGGAAAGATCTTAATGCCTGGCTGGCATCGCTGAATGTGAAAGGACAACGCCTGAAAGTCGTCGTGCCACCCATGGTTGCATTGGAGGTCAGCCCAGACATGACGCTGAATGCATCGCCGAAGTCCGTGAATGTGAAAGGCAGTGTCTCTGTTCCTTGGGGGCGTATTGTGGTGGAAAACCTGCCAGCATCGGCGGTGCAGGTTTCCAGTGATGTGGTGATCCTGAACGATGATCTTCAGCCTGTTTCTGAGGAAGCAAGCAACCCGATCACGGTGAATGCAAACATTGCTGTCAATATTGGCGATGACGTCCGCCTTGAAGCCTTTGGCCTGAAAACCAATCTGGTAGGTAAACTGGATGTAGCCAGCAACAAAAAAGGACCAAATATCAACGGCGAGATCAATTTGGAAGAAGGGACATACCGTTCATTTGGTCAGGATCTTCAAATTAAAAAAGGTCAGATCCTCTTTAATGGTCCGCCCGAGCAGCCTTATTTACAGGTAGAAGCGATCCGCAATCCAGATGCCATTGAAGATGGGGTCGAAGCGGGAATCCGAGTGACTGGACCTGCTGATGCACCGGAGGTACAGGTGTTCTCAGACCCTGCTATGCCGCAGGCAAATGCCCTGTCTTACCTCACACGCGGACGGAATCTGGACAGTGAATCAGACGGCAATGCGATGACGTCTATGCTGATTGGCCTTGGCCTGTCGCAAAGCGGTAAGCTAGTGGGGCAGATTGGAGAGGCCTTTGGTGTGCAGGATCTAACCGTGGACACATCTGGCAGTGGTAATGATGAGAAGGTCGAAGTCTCAGGTTATATTCTGCCGGGGCTTCAAGTGAAATATGGTGTGGGGATTTTTACCAGCTTGCCGGAATTCACGGTGCGTTACCGATTGCTGTCAGATCTTTATCTCGAGGCGGTTTCGGGCGCAGATAATGCCGTCGACCTGCTTTATCAATTTAGTATCAAGTAA
- the tamA gene encoding autotransporter assembly complex protein TamA — protein sequence MIKKRLIPWVVVTATWVPGVAIADVDFEINGLDDALEKNVSVYLDAIPGGERRLTFRFQSRVTDEINKALQALGYYDPTITYTVEDKKSVDDATVVLVIAPGEPVRIAEVDVELTGDAKTDEAFTDLLKTAPKVGDVLNQGQYDALKSSIQSLAVRRGYFDAEYTLSRLEVAPSRHQAFIRLHFSSGMRYHFGPVVYHNSQINEERLDSMLTFKEGDPYLVSELGAFNQSLSNTGWFSSVLVEAGIDDLRDDRVPISVNLAPSPRNQFETGIGYSTDVGPRVKIGWKKPWFNSRGHSLNTDLYVSQPKQTLESTYKIPLEDVQREYYQVQVGLENLDNNDTTSLELTSSVSRHWKYDTGWQRALYLRWLYSDYTQGSVSNISNLILPGINFSRVRSRGGAMPYWGDKQSITFEAGDPALLSDISLFRVVGQTAWIRSLNSNNRFLTRVNAGGIFTDEFDRVPPSLRFFAGGDNSIRGYSYESISPRDSERQLEGGSYMTTGTLEYNYRVTGNWWGALFVDGGDAWTSSDPEWKTSAGIGVRWESPVGPIRFDIAHGFENKDDDFMIHFSLGPEL from the coding sequence ATGATTAAGAAACGATTAATACCTTGGGTCGTCGTCACAGCAACATGGGTGCCTGGGGTGGCAATCGCTGATGTGGATTTCGAAATTAATGGGTTAGATGATGCCCTTGAGAAGAACGTTTCCGTTTACCTAGACGCCATACCTGGCGGCGAGCGAAGGCTGACTTTCCGGTTCCAGTCCCGCGTGACAGACGAAATCAATAAAGCGCTGCAGGCTCTGGGATATTACGACCCAACCATTACCTATACTGTCGAAGATAAAAAGTCGGTCGACGATGCTACTGTGGTGCTGGTTATTGCGCCTGGTGAACCTGTGCGCATTGCAGAAGTGGATGTCGAGCTGACTGGGGATGCTAAAACCGATGAAGCATTTACCGATCTTCTTAAAACAGCGCCGAAAGTCGGCGACGTTCTTAACCAGGGGCAATACGATGCCCTGAAATCGTCGATTCAAAGCCTCGCAGTGCGTCGCGGCTATTTTGATGCGGAATATACCCTCTCAAGGCTGGAAGTCGCCCCAAGCCGTCATCAGGCTTTCATTCGGCTCCATTTCAGTAGTGGGATGCGCTATCACTTCGGCCCAGTGGTGTATCACAACAGCCAGATCAATGAAGAGCGCCTCGACAGCATGCTGACCTTCAAGGAAGGAGACCCGTATCTGGTTTCGGAGCTTGGGGCTTTTAACCAATCGTTATCCAACACTGGTTGGTTCTCTTCTGTGCTAGTCGAAGCTGGCATTGATGATTTGCGTGATGATCGCGTCCCTATTTCGGTAAATCTTGCGCCTTCCCCACGAAACCAGTTTGAAACCGGTATTGGTTATTCCACTGATGTGGGACCGCGTGTCAAGATTGGTTGGAAAAAACCATGGTTCAACAGTCGCGGCCATAGCCTGAATACCGACCTGTATGTCTCCCAGCCAAAACAGACGCTGGAATCTACCTATAAGATTCCGCTTGAAGACGTGCAGCGCGAGTATTATCAAGTGCAGGTGGGCCTTGAAAATCTCGATAATAATGACACAACTAGCCTTGAGTTAACCTCTTCTGTTTCCCGCCATTGGAAGTATGATACTGGCTGGCAGCGTGCGTTGTACCTTCGCTGGCTCTATTCGGATTATACCCAGGGCAGTGTCTCGAATATCTCTAACCTGATTTTACCGGGGATAAACTTCTCCCGTGTACGCAGCCGTGGCGGTGCCATGCCATATTGGGGTGATAAACAGTCGATCACCTTTGAAGCTGGCGATCCTGCATTGTTGTCAGACATCAGTCTGTTCCGTGTAGTGGGACAAACGGCTTGGATCCGAAGCCTGAACAGCAATAACCGTTTCCTGACCCGGGTCAATGCAGGCGGTATTTTTACCGACGAGTTTGATCGTGTACCGCCATCGCTTCGCTTCTTTGCCGGTGGTGATAACAGCATTCGTGGCTACAGCTATGAATCCATTTCCCCCCGTGATAGCGAACGTCAGCTTGAAGGCGGTTCTTACATGACGACTGGCACGCTGGAATATAACTATCGTGTGACAGGAAATTGGTGGGGGGCGCTATTTGTGGATGGCGGTGACGCCTGGACAAGTAGCGATCCGGAATGGAAAACTTCAGCCGGTATAGGTGTGAGGTGGGAGTCACCCGTTGGTCCTATTCGCTTCGATATTGCCCATGGTTTTGAGAACAAAGACGATGATTTCATGATCCACTTTAGTCTTGGACCAGAACTATGA
- the msrA gene encoding peptide-methionine (S)-S-oxide reductase MsrA: MNHKQLSITADQALPDRLEEIIPAEAHAVNGSMLSKEAPAGQAQILLGMGCFWGAERLFWKLDGVTSTSVGYSGGFTVNPTYRDVCSAQTGHTEVVQVVFDPERISLEEILTQFWQSHDPTQGMRQGNDKGTQYRSAIYYFDEDQKAAAIASRDAYQAALTSAGKAEITTEIAPAGPYYFAETYHQQYLEKNPNGYCGIGGTGVCLPPWER, from the coding sequence ATCAACCACAAGCAACTCTCCATCACAGCGGATCAGGCGTTGCCAGATCGACTCGAGGAAATTATTCCGGCTGAAGCGCATGCCGTCAATGGCTCAATGTTGAGCAAAGAGGCACCTGCAGGCCAAGCTCAAATCCTTTTGGGTATGGGTTGTTTCTGGGGCGCAGAACGACTGTTCTGGAAGCTCGATGGCGTAACATCCACGTCAGTCGGCTACAGCGGTGGTTTTACCGTGAACCCCACTTACAGAGACGTGTGCAGCGCCCAGACAGGTCACACTGAAGTGGTGCAGGTCGTTTTCGACCCTGAGCGCATTTCACTGGAAGAAATTCTGACACAATTTTGGCAGAGCCACGATCCAACGCAAGGTATGCGTCAGGGAAATGACAAAGGCACGCAGTATCGCTCGGCTATTTATTACTTCGATGAAGATCAAAAGGCGGCAGCAATAGCCAGCCGAGATGCGTACCAAGCAGCATTGACTTCAGCAGGTAAAGCAGAGATCACGACAGAGATCGCCCCAGCAGGCCCGTACTACTTTGCTGAAACGTATCACCAGCAGTACCTGGAGAAGAATCCAAACGGTTATTGTGGCATCGGTGGAACCGGAGTTTGTCTGCCTCCTTGGGAAAGATAA
- a CDS encoding DUF1107 domain-containing protein gives MLRIFHQYRPRQVARYVKGFFRGRVYIDGVGAFEFDRGRLLPPHKKDKRALAVMTEVNNEIKAMAAAA, from the coding sequence ATGTTGCGCATTTTTCATCAATACCGCCCTCGTCAGGTTGCCCGTTATGTTAAAGGCTTTTTCCGCGGCAGAGTTTACATCGATGGCGTGGGAGCCTTTGAGTTTGACCGTGGGAGATTGCTGCCACCGCACAAAAAAGACAAACGTGCGTTAGCGGTCATGACCGAGGTAAATAATGAAATCAAGGCCATGGCAGCCGCAGCCTGA
- a CDS encoding YtfJ family protein, which translates to MRRIKTLALATALISTFASAHNLSNGQALPSVSVEKHGELTLNGDKIGYETWNSADLDGKVRIIQAIAGRSSAKEMNAPLIEAVKVADFPRDKYQTTTIINQDDAIWGTGGFVKSSAEDSKKEFSWSSIVLDKSGAVAGAWRLQDESSAIVVLDTDGTVRFVKEGALSEAEITQVIDLVNKLMK; encoded by the coding sequence ATGCGTCGTATTAAAACTCTAGCCTTGGCGACTGCTCTCATCTCAACCTTTGCCTCGGCTCACAATCTCTCTAACGGGCAGGCATTGCCTTCCGTATCCGTTGAAAAGCACGGTGAACTCACCCTGAATGGTGACAAAATCGGTTACGAGACCTGGAACAGTGCTGACCTTGACGGAAAAGTCCGTATCATTCAGGCCATTGCTGGCCGTAGCAGCGCAAAGGAAATGAATGCGCCTTTGATTGAAGCGGTAAAAGTCGCTGATTTCCCTCGTGATAAATATCAAACCACCACCATCATCAACCAAGATGATGCTATTTGGGGGACGGGTGGTTTTGTGAAATCTTCTGCGGAAGACAGCAAAAAAGAATTTAGTTGGTCGTCCATTGTATTGGATAAGAGCGGTGCTGTCGCTGGTGCATGGCGGCTTCAGGACGAAAGCTCGGCCATTGTCGTGCTGGACACCGACGGCACCGTCCGTTTTGTCAAAGAAGGTGCCCTGAGCGAAGCTGAAATCACTCAAGTCATTGATTTGGTGAATAAGCTGATGAAGTGA
- a CDS encoding TIGR03899 family protein — MAEPNKPVVIEAESVEKESPKRGEKSQSQQESHIKSSQHRLAAIAAAHHIDAKLHDIEHDTLTTRAAYRQLEIKQKQQENLEQIIKICNDLCRDETASSPDPDWLYRFFEMAKNIYGDGMQNLWARILKQEIIRPGSTSLKALSLLETMTQREAQALQRACALACTFGGDGSNKLITGFRKPEDGMKRYFKPDIAERLALGNFKLPFTDLMLLMDLGLILRTELESGLLEPPASFPLIGQNKTFMLTPLRKGIRIYYYRFSPTGNELAKLVGQKAHPEYLDALMALLSKAFVVESDVGSTVNEKA, encoded by the coding sequence ATGGCCGAACCAAACAAACCTGTCGTGATTGAAGCAGAAAGCGTCGAAAAAGAGAGCCCGAAGCGTGGCGAAAAGTCACAAAGCCAGCAGGAGAGCCACATTAAATCCAGCCAGCATCGTCTGGCCGCCATTGCTGCTGCTCACCATATTGATGCAAAGTTGCACGATATTGAACACGACACCCTGACTACCCGAGCTGCTTACCGCCAACTTGAGATCAAACAAAAGCAGCAGGAAAATCTCGAGCAAATCATCAAGATCTGTAACGATCTTTGCCGCGATGAAACGGCGAGCTCACCGGATCCTGACTGGCTGTACCGATTCTTTGAAATGGCGAAGAACATCTATGGCGATGGCATGCAGAATTTGTGGGCGCGAATTCTGAAACAGGAAATCATCAGACCCGGTAGTACTTCGCTGAAGGCCCTGTCATTGCTGGAGACCATGACACAACGCGAAGCACAAGCTCTTCAACGTGCTTGCGCATTGGCCTGTACCTTCGGCGGCGATGGCAGCAACAAGCTGATTACGGGATTTAGAAAACCGGAAGATGGCATGAAGCGCTATTTCAAACCGGACATTGCCGAGCGTTTGGCGTTGGGAAATTTCAAATTGCCATTCACCGACCTGATGCTCTTGATGGATTTGGGACTCATATTGAGAACCGAATTGGAATCCGGTTTGCTTGAGCCGCCAGCTTCCTTCCCGCTGATAGGACAAAACAAAACCTTTATGCTGACACCGCTGCGAAAAGGTATCCGGATTTACTACTATCGCTTCAGCCCAACAGGCAATGAACTGGCAAAACTGGTGGGTCAAAAAGCCCACCCTGAATATCTCGATGCCCTGATGGCGCTGCTTTCGAAAGCATTTGTGGTAGAGAGCGATGTAGGCTCCACCGTCAACGAGAAAGCCTAA
- the cysC gene encoding adenylyl-sulfate kinase — MSAADTPHPDENVVWHKHVIDKQYRAEQKKQRPALLWFTGLSGSGKSTVAGALESKLAQMGYHTYLLDGDNVRHGLCRDLGFSDHDRRENIRRVGEVAKLMTDAGLIVFSAFISPFREERQLVRELLPEGEFLEVFVDTPLEVCESRDPKGLYKKARSGEIKAFTGISSAYEAPEAPEVHLHTDEHSVEALVDQCIASLRQAGIIG; from the coding sequence ATGAGTGCAGCGGATACGCCGCATCCGGATGAAAACGTCGTTTGGCACAAGCACGTTATCGACAAACAATACCGCGCAGAACAGAAAAAACAGCGTCCGGCGCTGCTTTGGTTTACTGGCCTTTCAGGCTCTGGCAAATCCACTGTAGCTGGCGCTCTGGAGAGTAAACTGGCACAGATGGGTTACCACACCTATCTGCTTGATGGTGATAACGTACGTCATGGTCTTTGCCGTGATCTAGGCTTTTCCGATCACGACCGCCGCGAGAATATTCGCCGTGTGGGTGAAGTGGCGAAACTGATGACTGATGCGGGTTTGATTGTCTTCTCCGCGTTTATCTCTCCGTTCCGCGAAGAGCGCCAATTAGTGCGTGAACTTCTGCCTGAAGGGGAGTTCTTGGAAGTCTTTGTCGATACGCCTTTGGAAGTGTGTGAATCACGCGACCCGAAAGGCCTCTACAAAAAAGCCCGTTCGGGTGAGATCAAAGCCTTCACCGGTATCAGCTCTGCGTATGAAGCGCCGGAAGCACCGGAAGTGCATCTTCATACTGACGAGCATTCGGTTGAAGCTTTGGTGGATCAGTGCATCGCATCACTGCGCCAGGCAGGCATTATCGGCTGA
- a CDS encoding SLC13 family permease, whose product MSWDQSLVLGLLLAIVAGLVFTKIKPAVLFAGVAFVAFQSGLVSVEAMAGNFTNSSLLTLVLLILASAALEKTRLVSWVSGQLASGRLGTVVAKLGVSTAFLSSFTNNTAVVVSLIGAVKRNRRHAPSRLLIPLSYAAILGGTLTLIGTSTNLIINSFVESAGLPTLSFFAPSTIGLAVLAGGLLVLIPFCYLLPNYDDDSDDDLPYVLEAEVKRGSPLAGKTVSENGLRALRRLYLAEIVRDGELIAPVCPDTVMREGDKLQFCGDVESVATLQEIEGLALFGQHHINGQNLLEVVVSHSASILGKTLKEAKFRENFDAVVVAIRRGHEKLEGGLGNITLLAGDTLVIVPGKGFAKEQQRMQREFVLVNGLDSSARLDSKMSTWVLAGFAAVIGSALMEWMPLLNGLAAYLTVLLLTGVVNLVELKRRFPVEIVVIVGSALSLAQLMIESGLSEQMGELFIYWFNGWGVYGALIATYLLTLVLTELVTNNAAAALSFPIGYSLALGYGVDPMPFIMAVLFGASASFISPYGYQTNLLVYSVGNYQLTDYLRIGLPLSLVYSALVLGLIPLFFPF is encoded by the coding sequence ATGAGCTGGGATCAGTCTCTGGTATTGGGATTGCTGCTGGCGATTGTGGCAGGTTTGGTGTTTACCAAAATCAAACCTGCCGTGCTTTTCGCAGGTGTAGCTTTCGTTGCATTTCAATCCGGGCTGGTATCGGTGGAAGCGATGGCAGGGAACTTCACCAACAGTTCCCTGTTAACGCTGGTACTCCTCATCCTTGCCTCTGCGGCACTGGAAAAAACACGTTTGGTCAGTTGGGTCAGCGGGCAACTTGCCAGCGGCCGTTTAGGAACTGTCGTTGCTAAATTAGGCGTGTCGACCGCGTTTCTAAGCTCGTTTACCAACAACACCGCTGTCGTGGTTTCCCTTATTGGTGCGGTGAAGCGTAACCGTCGTCATGCGCCATCACGACTGCTCATTCCTCTTTCTTACGCAGCCATTCTTGGGGGTACCCTTACCCTGATTGGCACCTCGACAAACCTCATCATCAACAGCTTTGTGGAAAGTGCTGGTCTGCCTACACTGAGCTTCTTTGCGCCATCCACGATTGGCCTTGCCGTATTGGCTGGCGGTCTTCTGGTGTTGATCCCATTTTGTTATCTCCTTCCTAACTATGACGACGATAGCGATGACGATTTGCCATATGTATTGGAAGCAGAAGTCAAAAGGGGCTCTCCATTAGCGGGTAAAACCGTGTCTGAAAATGGGTTGCGTGCGCTTCGCCGTTTGTATCTGGCCGAAATTGTTCGCGATGGTGAGCTGATCGCCCCGGTTTGCCCGGATACTGTGATGCGCGAAGGCGATAAGCTTCAGTTCTGTGGCGATGTGGAAAGCGTGGCCACCTTGCAGGAAATCGAGGGTTTGGCGCTGTTTGGTCAGCATCACATCAACGGACAGAACCTGCTTGAAGTGGTGGTGAGCCACAGTGCATCGATTCTCGGTAAGACGCTGAAAGAGGCCAAATTCCGTGAAAACTTTGATGCGGTCGTCGTCGCTATCCGTCGCGGTCATGAAAAGCTCGAAGGCGGTTTAGGCAATATTACCCTGCTTGCCGGTGACACTTTGGTGATTGTCCCTGGTAAAGGATTTGCGAAAGAACAACAACGCATGCAGCGCGAATTCGTGCTGGTGAATGGTTTGGACTCCAGTGCGCGTCTCGATAGCAAAATGAGCACTTGGGTGCTGGCAGGTTTTGCCGCAGTAATTGGTTCCGCTTTAATGGAGTGGATGCCACTGCTGAATGGTTTGGCTGCCTATCTGACTGTGCTGTTGCTGACAGGTGTCGTGAATCTGGTGGAGCTGAAACGCCGCTTCCCGGTTGAGATCGTGGTGATTGTCGGCAGCGCGCTAAGTCTTGCACAGTTGATGATTGAGTCTGGGCTTTCTGAGCAAATGGGCGAGCTGTTTATCTACTGGTTTAACGGCTGGGGCGTTTATGGCGCCTTGATTGCAACCTATTTGCTGACGCTAGTGTTAACTGAGCTTGTGACCAACAATGCCGCAGCGGCACTGTCATTTCCGATCGGATATAGCCTCGCTCTCGGATATGGCGTAGATCCGATGCCGTTTATTATGGCAGTCTTGTTTGGTGCCAGTGCGAGCTTTATTTCGCCATATGGTTACCAGACTAACCTTCTGGTCTACAGTGTGGGTAATTATCAGTTAACGGATTACCTGCGGATTGGATTGCCGTTGTCGTTGGTGTACTCCGCATTGGTGTTGGGTCTTATCCCTCTGTTTTTTCCATTTTAA